The following are encoded together in the Mycolicibacterium arabiense genome:
- a CDS encoding DUF3054 domain-containing protein, protein MTSARRTVAAALLADAVCVVVFCTIGRRSHAEGLSIAGVAETAWPFLTGTALGWLAIRGWRRPTSLTPTGLAVWLATVVVGMALRKVSGQGTAVSFVVVASLVTAALLLGWRGVAAVLVRRRPTRLDR, encoded by the coding sequence ATGACCTCGGCTAGACGGACCGTCGCCGCCGCACTGCTCGCCGATGCCGTCTGCGTGGTGGTGTTCTGCACCATCGGGCGGCGCAGCCATGCCGAGGGCCTGAGCATCGCGGGCGTTGCCGAGACGGCATGGCCGTTCCTCACCGGAACGGCGTTGGGCTGGTTGGCGATTCGCGGCTGGCGGCGACCCACCTCGCTGACTCCGACGGGCCTGGCGGTCTGGCTGGCGACCGTGGTCGTCGGCATGGCGTTGCGCAAGGTGTCGGGTCAGGGCACCGCGGTCAGCTTCGTGGTGGTCGCTTCGCTCGTGACCGCAGCCCTGCTACTCGGCTGGCGTGGCGTCGCAGCGGTCCTGGTTCGGCGCCGACCAACTCGACTCGATCGGTGA
- a CDS encoding HAMP domain-containing sensor histidine kinase → MQLPRFLRSASLRTRVALASAAAAAAVVAVFTVLTSVVLANNDAAQLDRRLDSIVDASVYPDQSDSTRGVLTTGRSRTTGQVVFQRGFQLPQLTPGTDTVEVNGLDYRVRTIPVDQQGGVLMSVGIRADSILLSRARIPLYTAVGVGTVLIAAGLGWLLAGPAIRPLRRLTAQTLRLGKGTEKIDPVKGVREAEDLSDAMVGMLSRLAAAQQATTNSLQAAQDFAANAAHELRTPLTAMRADLDTLRIHDLPADERDEVVADLSRAQRRVEAIITALGQLASGQLAQAEDREAIDVTDLLDRVARENAHHGVEIVVEVGEDVGSVWGWPGGLRLAVDNLVRNAVAHGEATRIVLSAYPSGSSMVIVVDDNGRGLPAEEHEAVLGRFARGSTATAGGSGLGLALVAQQAALHGGTIELSDGPMGGLRATLTVSTSADTEQVTDRVELVGAEPGPLRRHASRVAGLRSRAKRPPRS, encoded by the coding sequence GTGCAACTCCCTCGGTTCCTCCGCTCGGCGTCGCTGCGGACCCGGGTGGCGCTGGCATCGGCGGCCGCCGCCGCCGCGGTGGTCGCGGTGTTCACCGTCCTCACGTCGGTCGTCCTCGCCAACAACGATGCGGCACAACTGGATCGGCGACTCGACTCGATCGTCGACGCCAGCGTGTATCCCGACCAGAGCGACTCCACCCGCGGCGTGCTCACCACGGGCCGGTCGCGCACGACGGGACAGGTGGTGTTCCAACGCGGCTTTCAGCTGCCGCAGCTGACACCGGGCACCGACACCGTCGAGGTGAACGGCCTCGACTACCGGGTGCGCACCATCCCGGTGGACCAGCAGGGCGGCGTGCTGATGTCGGTGGGCATCCGTGCCGACAGCATCCTGTTGAGCCGCGCGCGGATCCCGCTCTACACGGCGGTCGGGGTCGGCACCGTGCTGATCGCCGCGGGGCTCGGGTGGCTGCTGGCCGGCCCCGCGATCCGACCGCTGCGCAGGCTGACCGCGCAGACGCTGCGGCTGGGCAAGGGCACCGAGAAGATCGACCCGGTCAAGGGCGTCCGGGAGGCCGAGGACCTCTCCGACGCGATGGTCGGGATGCTCAGCAGGCTGGCCGCCGCACAGCAGGCGACGACCAACAGCCTGCAGGCCGCCCAGGACTTCGCCGCCAACGCCGCCCACGAGTTGCGCACGCCGCTGACCGCCATGCGGGCCGACCTCGACACGCTGCGCATCCACGATCTGCCCGCCGACGAGCGCGATGAGGTGGTCGCTGACCTGTCGCGTGCGCAACGACGCGTCGAGGCGATCATCACCGCACTGGGCCAATTGGCCTCGGGGCAGCTCGCGCAGGCCGAGGACCGCGAGGCCATCGACGTCACGGACCTGCTCGACCGGGTGGCGCGCGAGAACGCCCACCACGGCGTGGAGATCGTCGTCGAGGTGGGCGAGGACGTCGGGTCCGTATGGGGCTGGCCGGGCGGTCTGCGGCTGGCAGTGGACAACCTGGTGCGCAACGCGGTGGCGCACGGCGAGGCGACGCGGATCGTCCTGTCGGCCTACCCGTCCGGGTCCTCGATGGTCATCGTCGTCGACGACAACGGGCGCGGGTTGCCCGCCGAGGAACACGAGGCGGTGCTCGGCCGGTTCGCCCGCGGCAGCACGGCGACCGCGGGCGGCTCGGGCCTTGGCCTCGCGCTCGTGGCGCAGCAGGCGGCACTGCACGGCGGCACCATCGAGCTGTCCGACGGACCGATGGGCGGCCTGCGTGCCACGCTGACGGTGTCGACGTCTGCCGACACCGAGCAGGTCACCGATCGAGTCGAGTTGGTCGGCGCCGAACCAGGACCGCTGCGACGCCACGCCAGCCGAGTAGCAGGGCTGCGGTCACGAGCGAAGCGACCACCACGAAGCTGA
- a CDS encoding response regulator transcription factor, producing MVLMVDDDPDVRTSVSRGLRHSGFDVRVASNGKEALRLLSTETHDALVLDVQMPELDGVAVVTALRALGNDIPICVLSARDTVNDRIAGLEAGADDYLTKPFDLGELVARLHALLRRSAHNEQSSDSMTVGPLTIDTARRLVFVDGERADLTKREFDLLAVLAENAGVVLSRQRLLELVWGYDFDVDTNVADVFISYLRRKLERDGHSRVIHTVRGIGYVLRADP from the coding sequence ATGGTCTTGATGGTCGACGACGACCCTGACGTCCGTACGTCGGTGTCGCGTGGGCTGCGGCACTCCGGCTTCGACGTCCGCGTCGCGTCCAACGGCAAGGAAGCGTTGCGACTGCTGTCGACCGAGACCCACGACGCGCTCGTGCTCGACGTGCAGATGCCCGAACTCGACGGCGTCGCGGTGGTCACCGCGCTGCGCGCGCTCGGCAACGACATTCCGATCTGCGTGCTGTCGGCGCGCGACACCGTCAACGACCGGATCGCCGGACTCGAGGCCGGTGCCGACGACTACCTGACCAAACCGTTCGACCTCGGCGAACTCGTCGCGCGCCTGCATGCGCTGCTGCGTCGGTCGGCGCACAACGAGCAGTCGTCGGACAGCATGACCGTCGGACCGCTGACCATCGACACCGCGCGGCGCCTCGTCTTCGTCGACGGTGAACGCGCCGACCTCACCAAGCGCGAGTTCGACCTGCTGGCCGTGCTGGCCGAGAACGCAGGCGTCGTGCTGTCCCGGCAGCGCCTGCTCGAGCTGGTCTGGGGTTACGACTTCGACGTTGACACCAACGTCGCCGACGTCTTCATCAGCTACCTGCGGCGCAAGCTGGAACGCGACGGGCACAGCAGGGTCATCCACACGGTGCGTGGGATCGGTTACGTCCTGCGCGCCGACCCGTAG